In Candidatus Krumholzibacteriia bacterium, a genomic segment contains:
- a CDS encoding GerMN domain-containing protein has translation MKRVLLLLLVLLACAPDAPEEARVPDEQLWDRSYGSQIRVLFFAEGSLDLRWREEARSLALQEDPADRIEVTLKELLRGPLQGKGRAFPEGSRMRQLFLEEGGHLVLDFGQETAQLLRWAGSVEERVALEALKRTLRVNFPELESLRILIAGQRQASLAGHLLIDERIELGAE, from the coding sequence ATGAAAAGAGTCCTTCTCCTTTTGCTTGTTTTGCTCGCCTGCGCGCCGGATGCTCCCGAAGAGGCGCGGGTGCCCGATGAACAACTCTGGGACCGGAGTTACGGCAGCCAGATTCGAGTTCTCTTTTTCGCTGAAGGAAGCCTGGACCTGCGCTGGCGAGAGGAAGCCCGTTCGCTGGCCCTTCAGGAGGATCCGGCCGATCGCATCGAGGTGACCCTGAAGGAACTCTTGCGGGGTCCTTTGCAGGGAAAGGGGCGGGCCTTCCCGGAGGGTTCCCGGATGCGGCAGCTCTTTCTGGAGGAGGGCGGTCATCTCGTCCTTGATTTCGGGCAGGAAACAGCACAGCTTCTTCGATGGGCGGGCAGTGTGGAAGAAAGAGTGGCCCTGGAAGCCCTGAAGAGAACCCTGAGGGTGAACTTTCCGGAACTGGAGAGTCTCCGGATCCTGATCGCGGGACAGAGGCAGGCCAGCCTGGCGGGGCACCTGCTCATCGATGAAAGAATTGAACTGGGAGCGGAATGA
- a CDS encoding N-acetylmuramoyl-L-alanine amidase — protein sequence MRKTLLALLLLASLASATETAFVDELQLEFLPGEGRSARDFPLYRFPDAPLLYINLWDLSQILQGTTYFDPVTRKALLRVGDHRIKFTDAMPWVFFDGRARELAAPCRIAEGEFYLPLDFWPALIADFPDLSLSLDPDSPRVIAGPGRPNLHSLEWVSSSRRLRMLLTLSGKLEPSSRERKDGSLELLVPGGRLSDFDWSRVPEDGSVDSLVALQDEDSARLLLFPSRPIQNLRERMDSSGKIWVLSMDFSEGGSLPEPALGEALLPGEKPKLRRGGFQVIVLDPGHGGRDTGAISGTLREKDWCLQMAGYLEPFLSEEGFEVLWSRKSDRDIPAGHRVQAANVAGGEFFLSLHWTRRGSEGPVGMEFILQENSGRELPGELVPWQSVQDQHHRASLELALDLQRFLSLEDISRTLGIRSERTLALRGLDMPALLLEVGNLDSAVERAAWEDPPTRKQRLRALARALRIQSRRWEKEGRP from the coding sequence TTGAGGAAGACCCTCCTTGCTCTTCTGCTTCTTGCCTCTCTTGCTTCGGCCACGGAGACGGCATTTGTCGATGAACTGCAGCTGGAGTTTCTGCCGGGAGAAGGCCGCAGTGCCCGGGATTTTCCTCTCTATCGTTTCCCGGACGCGCCGCTTCTTTATATCAATCTCTGGGATCTCAGCCAGATTCTGCAGGGAACCACTTACTTCGATCCGGTGACCCGAAAGGCACTCCTTCGTGTCGGCGATCACAGGATCAAGTTCACGGACGCTATGCCCTGGGTTTTCTTTGACGGACGCGCCCGGGAACTGGCGGCACCCTGCCGAATCGCTGAAGGCGAGTTCTACCTTCCCCTGGACTTCTGGCCCGCCTTGATCGCGGACTTCCCGGATCTGTCCCTCTCGCTGGACCCGGATTCTCCCCGGGTGATTGCCGGCCCGGGGCGGCCGAATCTTCATTCTTTGGAATGGGTCAGCTCTTCCCGTCGTCTGCGCATGCTTCTGACCCTCTCTGGAAAACTGGAGCCGTCGAGCCGGGAACGGAAGGACGGGAGTCTGGAGCTTCTGGTTCCCGGCGGTCGCCTTTCGGACTTTGACTGGAGTCGGGTTCCCGAAGACGGAAGCGTGGACTCTCTTGTTGCCTTGCAGGACGAAGACTCCGCAAGGCTGCTTCTCTTTCCATCGAGACCGATCCAGAATCTTCGCGAGCGCATGGACAGCAGCGGGAAGATCTGGGTGCTCTCCATGGACTTTTCAGAGGGGGGCAGCTTGCCCGAACCTGCTCTCGGGGAGGCTCTTTTGCCCGGAGAAAAGCCGAAGCTTCGTCGGGGCGGCTTTCAAGTCATTGTGCTGGATCCGGGACACGGGGGGCGCGACACGGGCGCGATTTCCGGCACTCTCCGCGAAAAGGACTGGTGCCTGCAGATGGCGGGCTACCTGGAGCCCTTTCTTTCGGAAGAAGGTTTTGAGGTGCTCTGGAGCCGGAAGTCGGATCGCGACATTCCTGCCGGTCACCGGGTTCAGGCGGCCAATGTCGCCGGTGGCGAGTTCTTTCTCTCCCTGCACTGGACACGAAGGGGCAGCGAGGGGCCTGTGGGCATGGAGTTCATTCTTCAGGAGAACTCTGGTCGGGAGCTGCCCGGAGAACTTGTTCCCTGGCAGTCCGTGCAGGATCAGCATCATCGGGCAAGCCTGGAACTGGCGCTGGATCTTCAACGCTTTCTCTCTCTGGAAGACATCTCCCGGACTCTCGGAATTCGAAGCGAGAGAACCCTGGCGCTCCGTGGCCTGGATATGCCCGCCCTTCTTCTGGAAGTCGGCAATCTGGATTCTGCGGTCGAGAGGGCGGCCTGGGAGGATCCTCCCACCCGCAAGCAGAGGCTCCGCGCCCTGGCTCGTGCCCTCCGAATTCAGAGCCGGCGTTGGGAGAAGGAGGGTCGCCCATGA
- the smpB gene encoding SsrA-binding protein SmpB produces the protein MSKEVKTVCVNRKARYDYHLLERWEAGLQLTGTEVKSLRAGRANLKDSWARLEKGELWLVGLHISPYEQGNRSNHEPERPRKLLLNARELRKIRRQLIEKGLTLVPISVYFTARGWAKVEVALARGKRQYDKRQTVAKRDSDRALARARKREES, from the coding sequence ATGTCGAAGGAAGTCAAAACAGTTTGCGTGAACCGCAAGGCGCGCTATGACTATCACCTGCTCGAGCGCTGGGAGGCCGGTCTGCAGTTGACTGGCACGGAAGTGAAGAGCCTTCGTGCGGGTCGCGCAAACCTGAAGGATTCCTGGGCGCGCCTTGAGAAGGGGGAGCTCTGGCTCGTCGGCTTACACATCAGCCCCTATGAGCAGGGCAACCGGAGCAATCACGAGCCGGAGCGTCCGCGGAAGCTCCTGCTGAATGCCCGCGAACTGAGAAAGATCCGTCGCCAGTTGATCGAGAAAGGCCTGACCCTGGTTCCCATCAGCGTCTACTTCACAGCCAGGGGCTGGGCCAAGGTGGAAGTGGCCCTGGCCCGGGGAAAACGCCAGTACGACAAGAGGCAGACCGTGGCCAAGCGCGACAGCGACCGTGCGCTGGCCCGGGCCCGCAAGCGGGAGGAGTCTTGA